The Echeneis naucrates chromosome 8, fEcheNa1.1, whole genome shotgun sequence genome has a window encoding:
- the socs1a gene encoding suppressor of cytokine signaling 1a, whose protein sequence is MVADSTVEGNDKTHLSSSSSSSSSSSSSSFSSSSSLSSSSSSLHTESERLQHRAAPAPNPRQPPVRSVYLTHFPTFSCKEDCKIITDTASKLERSGFYWGPLGVEDAHSLLREAPLGSFLIRDSRQKDVFFTLSYHAKGGPVSVRIDYKQQKFSLAGNQRSFPTLFALLEHYINSPKKSLSIPYRKWEPTLQELCRKRIIELAGTGRVSELPVTHVVQDFLLEFPYKL, encoded by the coding sequence ATGGTAGCCGACAGCACAGTGGAAGGCAATGACAAGACTCACTTGTCAAGCTCATCGTCATCATCCTCgtcctcatcatcttcatcattctcctcatcttcctctttgtcatcatcgtcatcatcactCCACACAGAGTCTGAGCGACTTCAGCATCGAGCTGCTCCAGCGCCAAACCCAAGACAGCCGCCTGTCCGTTCTGTGTATCTGACCCACTTTCCTACCTTCTCCTGCAAGGAGGACTGCAAGATTATCACAGACACAGCAAGCAAGCTCGAACGCAGCGGTTTCTACTGGGGCCCCCTGGGAGTGGAGGACGCTCACTCTCTGTTGCGTGAAGCTCCGCTGGGCAGCTTCCTCATCCGTGACAGCCGGCAAAAGGACGTCTTTTTTACGCTGTCCTACCACGCCAAAGGTGGACCGGTCAGCGTGCGCATCGACTACAAGCAGCAGAAGTTCTCACTGGCGGGCAACCAGCGCTCTTTCCCGACCCTCTTTGCCCTGTTGGAGCATTACATCAACTCTCCCAAGAAGAGCCTGAGTATCCCTTATAGGAAATGGGAGCCAACACTGCAGGAGCTGTGCAGGAAGCGCATCATAGAGCTTGCTGGCACAGGAAGGGTTTCAGAGTTGCCAGTAACTCATGTTGTCCAGGACTTCCTGCTGGAATTCCCTTACAAACTTTGA